The Diceros bicornis minor isolate mBicDic1 chromosome 37, mDicBic1.mat.cur, whole genome shotgun sequence genome segment AAATGGCTTACAGTATTAAATTCCTCATAGAGAAATGATTACATTGTGAAACCTTTTATCAAATCCAAACCACTATTTCCCAGTGCTCCTTAATCCTCATATTTGACATTTAAGAGTTCTTGAGATCAGGGTGACTAAGAAGACAGTGTCGTGAAATGGAAAGAGCGTTGGACTTGGGGATCTCAAGGCTCGTCTATTCTGGTGCTTGGCTTTGTGGGCCAGGGCAAGTTCTGAAACCattttctcaactataaaatgaggaaGGGAGTTGAGATGTTTTCTGAGGTCGTTTCTGCACCTGATATTCTGAGTCTGAacgtttcttttattttttggtttcaattagGACTTTCAAAAACCAAAATTgcctagagagaaggaaaaaaatcttttcaaagtTTAGTAATATTTCCTGAGCTCTTTACTTCATCTTTCATGGTTTAGATATAAGATTCTGTAGTCTGTCTATGAGATTGGAGGAGACCACTGTTAATAAAGCAGTGCTTGATTGGGGAATTGGGGATGGTGGGTGTGCTTTCTCCCCACCAACCCCTCCAGTTCCTAATTCACAGTGAGCCACAGTTTCAAGTGGGTGTACTTTGTTTCTTTCAACTGAGTTAGGGTGGGAAAAGGTTATTGCTCATTGTATACATATGACCACTAACTGTGCCACATCGCTGTATGCAGTTAAGCACAGCAGTTGCTGAGAGGGAGCACTGCAACAAAGCCCCGTTCCTGACTCCTTTGTAACATGAGACATTTCCCGTGTTTCTGTTCTGTGGAGGAACTGATGGGGCAGCCGTTTCACACAGTGTAAGGTCTTTTCTCCTTGGTTGCTGTCCAAATCTAGAAGTATGACCTGAATCTCTGCTCAGTACCCATTTTCAGCTGCACTATTACAGTGTCTTGCTGTGTATTTATTTAGAGCCTCCTCACCAGTGTGTTagcaaataccaactgttccttcAAACTGTTccacattttctctttcctcctaaaGTGTGCCTCTTGGCTGGCCAGTAATTTGTGGGTGTCCTCTGTGAATTACAGAGGAGCAAGGAAGGAATCTCTCCTGTCAAGGCACTAACGAAGGAAACAGGAATAGCACAATGAGTATAAACAAGCCTACATTtgatagagaaatagaaatctggTTTTCTGACAGGATTATGAAGGAGGGACAAGGAGAAATATGAATTTTCTAGCTAAGAAGAGGGACTTACATGGCAAATGAGAAGCTAAGTCCTGTTTGATTTTGGAGTGTCCCGGCCTTAGCAAAGGCACCAGGGGATAGAGCAGTGGGTGTGGTCAATTCTGTCATTTGCGCTCAGTAAACTAAACAGAACTGAAATGTATTTCATTGTAGCTAATGCTGTATGTGCCAGTAAATAGTCTTTGATCAAGAAGTGATTTGGTTCTAAAAAATAGGTTCAGGCTGAGGTTCTTTAGCACTTACGATGTACCTCAAGACTAAAATTCTGTAAAGCAAGGTCTTTACAGCGTGGAAGATCATCCTGCAGCCTTTGTGGGAGGGTACTTATTGATGTGGCTTCACCACCTAAGGCTCCTGGTTGAGGATGGCAGTTCTCACCTAAAGAGTTTATTCTTGGATCAACAATATTACATTTTCCTTTTATCCACCTATACGATATGCTTGCTCTAAcatgccttccttcccacagaaTCTTCTAGATGAAAATGGATCCTCCAGAAAGTGTAGCCTGTAGCAGAGTGTCTTCCATGTTTATGCTCTTCACTTAAATAAATCGCACATTCGTTCAAAGAAAAAGACACATCCTTTATGCTCTGGGCTGTTCTCTCTGCAGGTGGAGCAGTTCTGGAGGTTTTACAGCCACATGGTACGTCCCGGGGACCTGACAGGCCACAGTGACTTCCATCTCTTCAAAGAAGGAATTAAACCCATGTGGGAGGTAAGGACTAAGGGCTTTGGACTGCTTTTCTGagcaagttttttgtttgtttttaatccctGCCAAGCTTAAAAGTGTTTTAAAGTCTTCTCTCAAAACTGCATCACTGGTACATCTTTGGAACTGGGACTTCTAGGAAAAGGCACCGATGCTGTTGCTTGTCTGGGTGGTTTTTAAAGATTGCTTTATCACTAAAACAGCATTATAACAACATTAAAaggtgcttttttaaaaattacccctATTCCTGTGGtactggttgtgtgtgtgtgtaatgtacTACTGTAGTATTCATGATTAAAGTGGGTGAAAATCAAGCTCACAGGCAGTAAGCTGAGCTTTGTGATCTCTTTGCTGTGATCCATCTTCTGTTCTGATGCCAGGGCATCAGATATCATCAGAAGACAGATATGATCACAtctcccccctcacctcctccattAAAAATCTTAGACAGTTCTCTGTGGCTCACATGATCTTGCACCTCGTTTACCTTGCAGGCCTCATCTCCCACCATCTCTGACTCTTACCTTCAGTGCAGCTAGACCTTCCTCTTCGCATCTCTCTGTCTCACGGTCAGAGTTTGCACGCAGAGACGTTCTTCCCTGTGCCTGCAGAGCCCTTCACCTGCTTTACCTGGCTAAATCCTATGTCCCTTAAGACCCagcttaaatatttcctcttcttGAGTGTTTCTGACTGTCCTGTTCTTCTTTAACTTACTGTGCATATCTGTTAGAGCAGCACTTGTCAGACTCCTGCTGCAATTGGTTTTCTTGTCTGTCTTTTCTGCTAGACTGGATCTGGGTAGAGACTGTGGCTTCATGTCTTTGTATTTGGGACATGGTGACACTAGGTAAACTTTTAGCAAATGAAGTGAGGAATGATCTGTGTTTGAAATTTGACATCGTTTCATTTTGATTTCTAAagtagttccagaaaaaaaggattattgtTAAAGGGTCTGTTTAGCCATTTTTCATAATGGCTTGTACCAAGGATCCCCACCTTGGTCCCCccccccttcttctctccctaGTCCTATCACCATTTTTCTTGTAAAGTTGAATAACTGGAAAGTGACATCACTTCTTAGTGTTCAAGGGATCCTTGGCATTTTACTGCCTTAATGCAAAAGAGAAAGAGCTGTGAAACCATATTTTAACTTtaatgctttctctctttttacagGATGATGCAAATAAAAATGGTGGCAAGTGGATTATTCGGCTGCGGAAGGGCTTGGCATCCCGTTGCTGGGAGAATCTCATCCTGGCCATGCTGGGGGAACAGTTCATGGTTGGGGAGGAGATCTGTGGGGCTGTGGTCTCTGTCCGGTTTCAGGTAAGCCACCCCACGGGCAGGTGTGGTTTCATGTGTTGCCTTTGCTCTCCTCACTGCCTCCGGTTTGCTTTGATGAGTCCTTCTGTTCCTCCTATAGGAGGACATTATTTCAATATGGAATAAGACTGCCAGCGACCAAGCAACCACAGCCCGAATCCGGGATACACTTCGGCGAGTGCTTAACCTACCTCCCAACACCATTATGGAATACAAAACCCACACCGACAGCATCAAGTACGTGTTGGGGGGGCTTGGGGGGGCGTATCCCAAAGCTTAGCAGCAGTAGGTCTTGGGCCCAGAGGAATATGGTCATACGGGAGACTGACTTATGGAGAAGGGACAGACCAGTCTTCCCCTCTAGTGCTTCTGGCCACTTGTAGCAGTTCTGTGCTGGCGAGGCTGTCTTTCCACCTACACTGTGGGCTGCTTTGTATCTGAGAGAGCCCTTCTGCAGAATCCCAGTTGCACTGCCTGGGCTTGCTTTATTTACACAGGCTGTCTTGTCTTTCATTTGCTAACCACTGTCTTTAAATGAAAGACAAAGCACTcatctttttcttgctgttttttaAGATACTTTCACTGGATAAGAAAGTCCTCCTCCCTGTCCACCCCACACCCCACCTTTGCATGTCTTCTTAACCTGTTAGCTTCAGTCTGTTTTCTGTGTCCTGGGAGACTGATTTCTTATCAGGAACAATGACTTGTGTATAGAGCTGAAATGGTACAGGAAGCAGAATAGTGTCTTTGTGAGAGTAGAATCTAGGGGAAGCATGAATGCCAAAGGGGAATGAGCTTTGCATCCACCTAGGACTCAGGGAGATGGAGCTGGACATCACAAATGAGAATCACTGGTGAGGGTTGCTCCTTCAGTGATTGAATGTTGTAAATAAATTCAGGTTGTTATGAAGAGGTCGTGGGAAGTGGCTGTTAGACTGTCTCAAAACTGGAGGGAGAGCTAGCCAACTGGGAGTCTGGACTTGTAGGTTTAGTTCTGTCGTTTGACTCCAATATCAACACGTGCCTTTGGCAAGTCTCTTTGCCACTCTGCTtcaatttccccatctataaatggGGGATAATAATACTTTACGTAACGGGGTTGTTGTGGGATTGATTTAGTCTTTGTAATTGAAGGTCCTCAGATGGAGAATGCTCTTACGGGGCCAAGTATTATTattgctatcatcatcatcagtaATAATGTCATTATCATGTTATTCTTATTCAAGACTAGTAGCGAGCCCAACGGTGGTGTTGAGCAGGCAGACCATTTGGGAATCTTTTTCCCATGCATTCACAGATAATGTTGTGGGTGGAGTTGGCTTAAACTAGCTGAGTGCCAGTTTTTAACTGGGAACACTGCCACAGGAGTTGGTCCATAATCAAATGGCTGGGTGTGACTCATCGTAGCCACCAACAGTTATTAGCCAGCCATGGCCCTGGTTGCTTGCCTTAGCAGTCCTGGGTTAGCGCTATTTTTCTCCAGGCATATTGATCCTACTCTTTGTTCTGAGATGGAAGTAGTTTCTGCCCTCAGACTCAGTCCAGGCTAAAGACTTTCACACCTACTTTTCCTAGGACTCTTAATGTTCAAGGCTGCCAAATGCCCCCGGCCCATGTCCCACAAAAGCAAGCTTTTCACCTGAATAGGAAAGGGAAAGAGGTCTTTCTCAGCTCTCCCCTCTCCACTGTTCTCCCTCTCTAATACCCTGAGGCAGTTCTTCCTGACTTTTGTAGAAACATGTACAAATCCTTACCGAGTCTGGGAGAGCCTGTGGGGTTTTTGCCTTAGTCTGCTGCTCGCTGCTTTATCCAGAGGTCTGCCTAATACTCCAGCTACAGGGACCAGAAAACCCTCCTTGACACCTAGATGCTACCTTTCCTTgcgtctccctctctttcccaatGTGCCAACCTTTTACACTTCCACTAGAATGCCAGGCAGGCTGGGCCCCCAAAGGCTCCTTTTTCAAAACCTCTGGAAGCCGCGGTTGAATGTGCCctgaccctctccctctctggaTGGCACCATCACTGAAGCTGGCATCATCGGAGTCTCTTGTTCTGTTGGCGTGCTACCTGGAAGATCCTTCTGGACAAGAGGAATTGAAGAGCATTTTATGTTTTAAGAACAGGCTGACACGCAGCAGCTACGACAACAGCTGAGATCACTTAATAAATGGTGCTAAACTAGCTTGTCTCCTGCTCTTGCTCTTTATGGTGCATCAAAGAAGTGGCCTTTCAGACTGACTGTCACCATATGAAGGAATGGCACAGAATTCTCCATGGAGGGCCATCTGGGGAGTGCAGCCTCATTTCCATGAGTCCATTACATAGTGTCACATGGTATTTTGTTCCAGTTCTGCTGTGATCTGACATAATGAGGTGACATCTAGCTCTCAAAATGAGACCCCATTTTCTGGTACTTGAATTTTAGTTCCCATCTAGTCACGCTGATGACCGGAACAGAGTGATTCCTGATTTAGAATTTAGCTTGAAAGTCTGTTAAGGTTGGAAAGGGGGATCC includes the following:
- the EIF4E2 gene encoding eukaryotic translation initiation factor 4E type 2 isoform X3, translating into MNNKFDALKDDDSGDHDQNEENSTQKDGEKEKTERDKSQGSSKRKAVVPGPAEHPLQYNYTFWYSRRTPGRPTSSQSYEQNIKQIGTFASVEQFWRFYSHMVRPGDLTGHSDFHLFKEGIKPMWEDDANKNGGKWIIRLRKGLASRCWENLILAMLGEQFMVGEEICGAVVSVRFQEDIISIWNKTASDQATTARIRDTLRRVLNLPPNTIMEYKTHTDSIKAWEEFHGLVNSSGR
- the EIF4E2 gene encoding eukaryotic translation initiation factor 4E type 2 isoform X4, whose protein sequence is MNNKFDALKDDDSGDHDQNEENSTQKDGEKEKTERDKSQGSSKRKAVVPGPAEHPLQYNYTFWYSRRTPGRPTSSQSYEQNIKQIGTFASVEQFWRFYSHMVRPGDLTGHSDFHLFKEGIKPMWEDDANKNGGKWIIRLRKGLASRCWENLILAMLGEQFMVGEEICGAVVSVRFQEDIISIWNKTASDQATTARIRDTLRRVLNLPPNTIMEYKTHTDSIKDNSSFRNTKITL
- the EIF4E2 gene encoding eukaryotic translation initiation factor 4E type 2 isoform X2, with the translated sequence MNNKFDALKDDDSGDHDQNEENSTQKDGEKEKTERDKSQGSSKRKAVVPGPAEHPLQYNYTFWYSRRTPGRPTSSQSYEQNIKQIGTFASVEQFWRFYSHMVRPGDLTGHSDFHLFKEGIKPMWEDDANKNGGKWIIRLRKGLASRCWENLILAMLGEQFMVGEEICGAVVSVRFQEDIISIWNKTASDQATTARIRDTLRRVLNLPPNTIMEYKTHTDSIKMPGRLGPQRLLFQNLWKPRLNVP